The Malassezia japonica chromosome 9, complete sequence genomic interval CATGCAGCGGCTGCATGTCTgcatcgacgagctcgagatcgagctgcagcacgacggccgtgcgctcgtgctTATTGTGccacgcgtcgagctcggggcAGAGGCACACACGCTCGACCTTGCCCCAATCAAGGTGCTTGTGCGGGGGAAAACTTCGCACGAAATCGCAACGACCACAAAAGAGAcacgcgtcgctctcgacACGAATACAGTGCACGTTCCGCCGGTGCGGATCGCCGTGGCACCATCCGACGTTGTCTACCTTGCTGCTTTTGCGCAGACACTCGCGCCAGGCGAGGGCGACAGCGGGCTGTCGTGCAATGTCGCAGTTGAGTCCATTCATGGCTACCTTGCCTATGAAGAGGAATGCACGGCGTTCCAACATGCACTCGAGACGGACAAGGCGATCCGCCAGGCTCACGTACGCGTCGACGTACACGACATTACTATTCGAACCGGTGCCGTGCGCGAATGCCTTGTCAGGACGGCCACGATCGCACATGTTGACGCGACCAAGCACGTCGTCCTAGCATCTCTCGACGGGCCGCAAGACGGGGCAGAGGAACCTGCCCACGAAtggccgctcggccgcctcccGACATGGGCGCCGACGAATAGCCACGCAGTTCgcgcgcaccttgcgccGGACACGCGCACAATTGAGCTGGGAAGCATCCTTCTCCATGCCGACCCCAAGCCGCTCTACCGCCTCCTTCCGATCTGGAACGCTATCGAGTCCAGCCGGCCGCTCAGCGACTCGATCTGCAGCGActgcgacgaggacgtACAGGTCCGTGCATCGTGCAGTGCCGTACGTGTCACGGTACCACTCGCGCCGTACGACCTGCTtctcgacgcacgccgtgtCCAGGTGCGCTCGGACGCTCGCGGCTTGCATGTGGCACTGGGTGACGTGAGCCTCGCCGATGCTgccttgcgccgcatcgtgcATACGACCGGAGCCACAGTTCACGTCAAAGACCAAGCGCGTCTGGCTCTTGGGCGTATATGCCTTGCTGCGGATCACAAGTGTATCGAGACGCTCagcagcgcagcaagcATCCAGATTCCCGAGTCGTCGGagccggcgctgccgctggACATCGCGGTCGACtcggtcgacgccgagctcctaATGGACAAAAAGACACTCAAGGTGCGAGCcagtgcgctgcaggcgcgtACTCTCCCAAGCCtccacgccgaggtcggcTCGCTCCAGATTGACGGAGAGCATACGTGGGTCGAGGCAATGGGAGCTGAGCATCCCATGTTAGCCATTGACCTCGTTGAACCGTCGCCTGGGGCTAATTTGCGCGAAGCATGCGTCGTCGTGAACGACTGCCGCCTGCTGGTGCCTCGCAATGTCCTAGACTGGGCAGCCGAGCTCCAGATCCTGCTCTCGCCATTGAGCAGCACACCGTCTCGCGAACGCACACGCGTCAGCTGCGTCCTTCGCTCGATCCAGCTCGTAGGTGCTGACGATACCAAGGCGTGTGGGtgcacgctcgacgtcgtGTCTGTGCAGATGCAGCAGGACGGTTTCACGTCGGCTTCGGTCCAGTttggcgaggcggcgctggtcctacacggcgacgaggctgTACCGCTAGGACATATCCGCGACGTCCATATCAATGCAAGTGTAGGAGACGCCTCAACGGTGGATGTGCTGCATGCACGGCTCGGACTTGCTGCGAGCGCAGAAATGCTCCTCGACGTCCAACATATTTTCGAGGAGTACGTTCCAAAAAAGGAGACAACACCTGGAGTGCAGGAAACGCCACAGACGACGTCTTTGGACACGGACCCGGTGCAGGATTATTCGtccgagctcgccgatgTCGAGCAGGATGCTTTTTGCGAGCCGGTTGCTACATCCCTTGATGAGCTGCCTgccccgcacgccgcaccgGCCTATCGCATGTCTCCACGGCCTGGACACGATACATTTCCACAAAACATCAGCAGTGCTCTGCTAGAGGAAGACGACGTCGAAATCCACTTGCTCAATGGGGCAACAATCGCCCCGAAGCGGGCCTACTACGAAACAACCCGTCCTGTATCTCGATATGAGCGAGGAGCCTGGCACATGTCACTGCGCGACTTCCAGTGCACACTGGATTTGCTCCCAGAGCCTTCGCTGCACTCTTCCCCTGCCCTGTCCCCTGCCCCTTCTTCCACGCCCTTCCCAATGCTCAATTTCTCACGCACGCCCAaacctgcgcggcgcccatTCGTGGAGATCCACGCACGCGTACAAGGCGTACACGACCTGTACATGAACCAGTCCCTCCTCACACGCACGGAAATCGTTGTACACGAACTCAAAATTCTCGACGAGTGCCCCACATCAACATGGCATACCTTTCTTGAGCGCGACACGTCGCTACGGGATCCACATGCTCATGCCGGCCCCTTGGCACGCATTCTCCTCCATTCCATGGCTGCTTCCGAGCATCCGGAAGTGCGTGTCAAggcccgcgtcgcgcctTTGCGCTTGTATATCGACCAGGACGTTAAGGACTTTTTGGAATCctttggcgagcgcctcacCCAGGGCAACAATGCATCAGcgtccggcacgccgttTATCCGCTATGCCGAAATCTTCCCTGTGCATTTGAAACTCGACTACAAACCAAAACGAATTGACTACAATGGCTTACAACAGGGCTCAAGTTCCGAGCTGATCAATCTCTTCCACTTTGACGCGTCGGTCATGGTCCTCCGCCGCGCAACTGTGCATGGGCTCCACGGCTGGGCGCACCTCTTCCGCGTCTTGGACCGCATCTGGGCGCCGGACGTACGTGCCAATCAAATTGCCGACGTTGTTGCCGGCATCGCGCCTGTACGCACCGTCGTGAACCTCGGTGCTGGCCTCGTGGATTTAGTGCTTTTGCCCGTGGAACAGTACCAATCGGACGGTAACCTTGTTCGTGGTTTACATCGCGGAGCCTCTGGCCTTGtccaggccgccgcgctcgagacaCTGCGTATTGGAGCCCAAATTTCTGCAGGAACGCAAGTCCTTCTCGAGCGAGCAGAGCAcatgctcggcggcgatgttgctgtgccgctcgaaggcgagacgctcgaggcgagcCAAGTCTTTGTTCCGGACCGGGTGAGTGTGAatgccgatgcgccgcggaACAtgcccgacgccgcgcgacaGGCATGGCGTGGTCTTCACCATGGTATGCagtcggcctcgcgcacgatccttgccgtgccgcggcgcgataCGGCGTCGGACGGGCGCTCGGTGGTCCGTGCGGTACCGGTCGCCATGCTCCAaggcgcggtcggcgcgacggatgcgtcgcggcgcctctttgTGGGTATGCAAACGACGTTAGATCCACAAGTGGCTTCGGCTACGGAGCGCAAGTACAAGAGGCGGGATGCAAGTCGGTAATATTGCGAGTGATCCCAAATTTCAAATGTCTATAATAGGGGGGGGTAAGGTTATGCAGTCCAGAATCTACGATCGATCCAAATTAAGCTAAGCGCCGGGTATCCACAGCTGGTACAACAAGTTCAAGGTCCAGGCAACAAGGGAGCGCAGAGCAGGGTCGTACAGGAGATTAGTTGTTGACCAAGTCCTGCACCTTTTTCACGacgtcctgctcgagcttgtGAAGCCCCTTGTTGAACTGCTTCTTGTACGTGCTCGTCGTCTGAGACGTCACGACCTTAGCCTTCTTGTAGTAGCTCACTGTGTCTGACAAGTACTGCTCGACAAATCCAACGCGGGAAAGCGTCAGTTGATTTGCAAACGATTGGGCAGTCAAGAACCCGTCTGCGTACCCGAGATTTCCAGCGTTCGTCTCcgatgcggccgcgcggctcaCCAaatgggcggcgcgggcagCAGGGCCACCGCCCAGAATCTtggacgcgcggcgcgagtgGCTCTTGCTCGACGAACTCGAGTGGTGACTCGGGTGGTGCGAAGCGTGgctgctcgtgctgctcgaATGGTGGTGGTGGTGGCCCTTACCCGACGCCTTGCTCTTGCTCGACTTACCGTGCTTGCTGCTCACCGAGTGGCTGTTGACGACCTGTGCGTTGCGGGCACCCGACGTAGCGTTGCTAGTGGCGCTCGCACTCGAGTTCGAGTTCGACGACGAGTTGGAGCACACCTTGGCCGAGTTCTTCGTCGAAGCACTAACCTGAGACTTGGCCGAGCGGTAGGAGCTCGGGAGCGAAGTCGAGCTGATGGTGCTAGAAACCGTCTCGATCGTCTTGTTCGAGACCTTGTCCGAGAAGCCCCATGCGTTGTAGGCACCGTCCATGTAACCAGGGAGTGCCGCCTTGAAACACCAACCGGCGTTCTCCTTGCAGTTCTCCATGGTCCAGCTCCAGAAGAGAGCACCAGCCGTAGCGTTACGGTAGGTGTCCGTCTGAGCCTGGCAGTACTGCGCATTGCTAGAGTGCTTGTTGTTGACACCGTTCAACGAGTTGGGGTTCAGTGCACAAGACCACTCGCCGACCACAATGTTGCCACGAGCCGTCTTCGAGGTGCTCTGCATCGCGTTCAGGATCGGGCCCTTGATCTGCGAGGTGTGCTTGTTCACGTTCGTCGACTGGTCCTGCTTGGTAAACACAAAGTAGCTGTGCGTGTCCTGCACCACAAAGTCCGAACGGCCGTTGACAAACTTGGCACCCTGGCTGGGCGAGAAGGCGTCATGGAAGTACAGCGGAAGATCCTCGGCGTACGAGTTAACCTTGCGCATGGCGTCCATCGTCTTTCCGTACCACGGCCAGAGCCTGTCGTTGTTCTGCGGCTCGTTCAGCAGCTCGATGCCGACCACGTTGGTGACGTTGGCAAACTCCCTGGTAAGGAACAGGAGGAAGTTCTTGGTCAGGTTCTCGTTCTTCTTGTTGTAGAACTGCACGCCACCGGTCGAGACACCAGAGTGAGCCTGCGAGTTCTGCGAACCGTACGCTCCGTGGAGATCGACCAGCACACCGATGTCGTACTTGTCGGCCCAGTAGATCGCACGCTTCAGATACTTCCACGTGTTGGTGTACACCTCGGTGTAGTCGTTGAAGGGCGAGTCTTTGGTGTGGTTTCCACCAGCGTTCCAGTAACCAATGGGGACACGGACGGTGTTAATACCCACCGACTTCATCGTCTTAAAGTCCTCCTCCGTGATAAAAGTGTCCCAGTGCTTCTCCAGCAAGGCACGCGCCGACTTGATACCATTCGACGACGTACCGTAGCCGttcagcacgtcgagctcaGCAGACTTGCTGCCGGCAGCGCACTTGAAGAGCGAGCCCGCCATCCAGTTCTCAAGCACAAACCACGAACCGGTGTTGACACCGATCTGCTCACGGTAGCGCATCATGTTGGCGCGCGTCTTGTTGAAACTGGGGAACTGAACGTTGAGGCTGCCCTTCGGAGTGTACTCGTCGACGATGGTGCAGCCGCTGTTGCCGACCGACTTGCCACTCTGATTGTTGTTGCTAGCCAGCTGGCGGCCACTCGTGttcgtcgacgacgacgtcTGGGGCAGGTGCAGGATGGAGGGCAGGCCCCACGACGAATCCTGCTCCGAGTTACCGTTCTGCACCTGCGCCACACGCGCACCACTGCTGGAGGAGCCCGAAGACGACTTTTGCACCACGGGGACGGGCTTGTAGTTGGCGGCCACCAAAGAGAGCGAGGAGGCCACCTTGGAGAAATCAATGCCAGGGGAAAGGATCTGCATTATGAATAGGAAATGTATCCGTCCGGCGGATAAAGGGGTAGAGAGAAGAAGCCTGTAACTTGTACGTCCAGCGTACGTAGGGAACAGAAAAGTCTAGCAACTCCAGGCCGCGTAGACAAAGGAAGGGGATCGCTCTAGAGCTTCGGCGCTCAGCACGGGATGGGGGATGGGGTCTGGCGGGAGCACCTTCCGCCCATGTTATATACATTGTTCTTGCACCTGCCCCATTGATCATCTACTGCTGCATTCGCCGTCGTAGCTCGACAGCCGCACAAACCAACTCCATCGAACATCTACAGCCACGGCGCTCCGTCGAACCCTTTATTGTGGAGGCATCCAGTCAATACTGGCGCATACACCAACTCTACGCTACTTATGTATCACGTGCCGCCAAGCCatggccgtgcgctggctCTGGGAAGATATGGCGGTGCATCACGACGAGAATTTTGACCACGTGTGCggcctggccgaggcggtggaAGCCTTCGGCCACGCTGCCGGCCGCCGGTGGGGGGGAGAGGAGTGTTGAGCCAAAGACAAGCCCGATATTGTGGGGCGCCATCAGGTTCACTTTCGAgttgcgcgcgacgagcgacaggtgcgccgcaaagcgctcgagcgcatagTAGTGGCTCTTGGGGAGCGTCCGCACCAAGCGGCTCATGGAACGCACACGGCGCGCTTGGTCGCTGATTTCTTCCGTGTCGACCAGCTGGTGGTAGAACGCATAGGGAACAACGGGCTCCgggagctcgcgcagccaTAGCTTGATCGTACTCGCAATAACATGCacgtcgacacgccgcagcgcaagtGTGTGCATCGGCTGCGTACGCAGCGCTTTTTGCAGCGCACTCACCGCCTGCTTCGAGCCAGAGATACGGTAGATCCCTtgctcgtgcacgccgcgcgcttcgaTCTCTTGGAGCAGGCACTCGATCGCGGGAGGAAGCGCGCTGTGGTAGCGCTGGtacagctcgcgcagcgagacttggaagagcgccgcaacgTTGGCACGCCCCTGGTGCTCGGACACCTGCGCAGCGTACTCGCCCGCGTCAAACTCAccgtcgaggcggacgtgcggcgcacattgcaggcgcgcgagccagTGGCAGAACGAAGCATAGTCGGGCACTTTGAGCGCACACCGCGTGCCGTTTGGGAGCACCATCTCGAACACGTACGGGTGCCGCTCGTACGGCCACACCCGAATCAGCGCGCCTTTGCACGAAAAGACGCTGGAGACGCGCGCAGTCGGCACTGCAgcaagcagcgcgtcggtacgcgacggcgccggcagcgccggcagcggcgagtcgagctgcgcacgcggcagctcgagcggcggcggtggcgcgtgcgtgtccacggcgggcggctcgatcgcggcgagcgcgacgacctTGGCTTCGTATGCCTGCAGCAGCGgaacgaggagcgcgggcggcggggCGCTGCTGAAAGGCGGCACCGCTGggcggcgtacgtcgcgcatcgcgccgaggcgggcaTAGGCCCGGGCGAGGTGCTGTTGCGCGTACActgcctcggcacgctgccgcagcATCACACGCGCCATGTCGCGCACCATCATGGGATACGCAAGCGACACGAGATCGCCGCTGGCGTGCACCGGCTGCCGCATGCTCATCGATGCAAGCCACGCAAGCATCCAATAAATGTccggcgtgcaccgcgcctGGGACACCGGGCTCGGCTGGATGGCCATGGCGAGCGCCGGAATGCGCTCAGACACCGCCTCCCAGACCGCGTGCTGGGCCGTAATCGCAGGAGCGACGAGCACATCGGCAATCACCGACTCGATCATGGacagcggcagcggcgcgtcgggaaggccgccgacgtcTTTCGCCatgtgcgcacgcgccatgCCCGCTGTTTCTAGGAGGatcgcgaggcggcgcgcacggtcgTGCGACGTcgcgacctgcgcctcgagccaCGCACGGACCGTCTCGTGCATCTCGCAAAGCTCACGCACGCAAAGGGGAAGCGTGTCCAAAAGGCCCGTGTCTTCTtgtgcgctcggcgcaggcagcaggcgcaccaGGGTCGCAAAcgtccgcggcgtgccttggctcgcgagcgcctgggccgccgcgcaccatCCCGCCGGGGGAACGTGGGAAAGAGAGAGTGCTGCACGCCCGAGATCCGCATCCCCAAGTGCCGCATACACCGGCGCAAGGACCGACTCGAGGAAGATGTACAGCTCTGCACTCGACGTCCACTCGACGCCTGCCTCGTGCGGCACTCGGGGCGCGTACGAATACGCGGCCATGGTCGTCACCGCCAGCTTGGGGTACTCTGTgcgcagacgctcgagtgtctcgaggagctcgggAATGTCGGAAAGGCTCGCGTCGCACTCTGCGCGCGCGTCACATAGGAACGCATACACCCCTTCAAAGAGGATCGGATCGGCGAGGAAGTCGTGGGGACACTGCGCCATCCAGCGttcgagcgtcgcgaggatATTCCCACGAATCGTCGCGACCATCGCCCAGTcggtcgcctcgcgcgcaaacGGCGCATTGACTGCGTCGTTCCAGGTGGGGTACTGGTTCGGGACGTGGTTGCGCGCATGCCACTGCATTTCGCGGCTCGCACTTTCCGCCGTGTCCCAGcgcagccgcagcgcctcgagcagctgcgtgctCGAGAGGATGTTTGGGCGCGAAAGGAGGATCGCGTCGCAGAACGCGGTGCGGTCCAGCTCGATGCTCAGCACACGGAACTCGGGCGGCTCGCGGTCAggcagcggcgagcgcaccacgaggtgcgcggcacCAAGCGCCAGCACATCGACGATGCGTGCCGTACTCGCCGCGGCAATTTCGACAGCAAAGTGCGAGGCatccgcgaggcgcgcgaggccggcgaGTGCTTCGTTGCTCATGTCCTGCGACATGCGCTTCGCGACGACCAAAGGCGACGCGAGCGAATCGGGCGCACGGTCCGGAAGCGCACGGAGCTGCAGACTCTCGCTGATACGAACATGCTCGCCACGGCTATCGTAGCGACCCGTCCACAACGGCAAAGCCGGCCACGCGCCCACCCCGGCAGCGCCGGGAAGCGCCGCCGGAAAGAGCGTCGGAAAGAGGGGTAGCTGAGCGCCGTCCGCCCAGGCGACGTCGCTCAtgcgcccgcgctcggGGAGGCCGCCGGCCAGCACCGCGCTGCCGAGGTAGTCGGTCACGCCCGTGTGCAAAGGGTAttcgtgctgcgcaagccgCTGAAAGAGGCACTGGTActcggcgatcggcgccACGCATTCCACCGGCTGCGTACGGGGATAGACCGTCGtcatgcgctgcgccagcgcacgcacacgATTAAACTCGGgctcctgcgcagcgaTCTGCACTtccatgcgcgccgcctgtgCCTTGGCACcgaggtgcggcgccgcagcctgcgcgaggcccgCATTGCCCAGGAACGGGATGCCCACGGTAGGGTCGTCGGCCCACTGCGTGCTGAGCGAGGTGTGCACGCCTTCCACCCACCCCAGGCCCGCGAGGTCCGTGGCCCATCCCGCGAGCTCAAAGCGGACGCCGGGCGGAACGTCGTGCcacagcgcctcgatgcatgccgcggcgcgcgagcacaGCGCAGCGCAGATCGCCGCCCACGCCGCATGGTCCTGCAGACGGCGtgaggcgcgtgcgacggcggccCAGTGCAGCAGCACTGGTGCGCGTTCCGCAGCGccctggcgctcgggcgcttcgtcgacgagcagctggcgcaggacgaggtgcgTAAGCCAgtgcggccgcgacgcatCAAAGCGTAGGGAACGAAGAAGCGACTCGGTcaccgcgctcgccatGCGGTACGCCGTAATCGGCACACGCACAaacgccgcgaggcggtccgCGTGAAAGACTTGGATCTGCTGCGCGATCTCAAACGGATCGCGCGAGAGCAGCAAGGGAATGCTCCAGCACGCATAGAGGCCTTGCAAAGCCCGGCAcggcacggcgcgacgcggcggcgcgtccggcaCCCAGTTGGTCGGGACGCACAGGTCGCCTGCAGCGCTTGCGTCGTGCCACACGCGCATCTGGCGCGCGATCGACGCACAAGCATTGGGCTCGTGTTTTGACAGTGCCGTGGTCAGCTGGTCGGCCTCGTGGAAGAAGAGCGAGGTGTGCCCGGCCGGGATCTGAGGGCGCTTCCACAAGAGCAGATCGAGGAACGcagcgatgcggcgcgtgcaccCCAAGTCGGATGGCACGcagccgaggcgctcggcgagaagGAGCGACAGACGTACGTGCTTTAAAAACACGTCAAACGAGacgggcgacgtgccgagcgcgtaAAACACAATGTGCAGAAACGTGCGCTCGTCCTTGtcttgcgcacgcagcgagtcGTTGGACGAGGTGGCCGTAACGGCACGCTGTGTGCCAAacacgagctcgtgcgccagcgccgcgccggtcgcaCGCTCGATCCGCGCCGTCCAGCTCGCGGGCTGCACGCCAGCGCGTACGAGGCACAGCTCAGGGTGCTGGGCAGGGCTGTCCCACGTCGCCACCTGCACCGAGTCGATATGGACCGACGGCGAGTGCAGTGCACTGGCCTGCGGCGTCGACGGAGACGACGTCGCATGGGCCGTCtcttcgtcctcctccAGCCCGCTGGGCCAcatcgacgagcgcacTTGAAAGGTGGCGCGCACTtccggcacgagcgcgctcgGGACCTTGTAAAAGAAGAGCGTGtcgtgcgcaagcaccgcCTTGAACGGGCGCCAGCCGCGGCCGGGCTCGTTGCGCGTCCGCTGCTTCGGAATCGCATCGGACCACCATGCCAGCGACCATGGCCCTGTGCTACGTTTGAGGAAGCCACAGACTGCATCTGCATCGTCGACAGCTCCCGGTTTGTCGCGCAGGCTCAGGCGGTCAAGGATCGATTGGGGGGGCGACACGACCGAAAGCGTACTGATCGACGGCgtggcacgcagcgcgccaggctcggcacgcgcgtgcgcctgtCGCGTTGCGACACGCACCAGCGGCTCCATCGCAggagcgctcggcgtctcGGGCCGGCTCATATCATAGGCCTGGTGGGAGCTtggctcgccggcgccctGCTCGCTCCGACGATGTAGGGACGGATGAGATGCCATCGGTGCGCTGATGGTGAAGGGCATTGCGCACAAGGGGGCAGCGAGAGCCCGCTAGTTATACATAACTACGCCACACCCATCTGCACGTAATAGCCGCGCCTTGCAGCTATGTGTCGGTTTCTCGTTGTGCCATGGTCCGTTCTAGAGGAGAAAGGGACATGCGCAGGGGCCAGGCAGGGGATTTGTcatcggcgcgccgatgATCGGGTGAGAAAACAAGAAGCAAGAGAGTGGGGAGGGTTGTGTAGCCATGCTGGATGACCTGCAGGATGGTATGCACTCCGCTGGCTAGGGAGAGTAGGGCAAAAGACTCGATTCCGTTGCACCGAACGCTGCCCGAAAATAAAAATAATCCCGGACCATGCGATACCATGCATTTCCATAGCTATCTATCAACGCGCGTCGAACAAGCCTGCCGACCATGTACACCGACTCACGCTCCTTTGTCGTCGCCATCTCTGTATCCACGCTCCTCAGTCTCTGTCGCACACTGTCCTTCTGTCCGTGTCATCGGAGGTATCCGTTGTGCACTATATGCTATGCACGAACGAGAGCACAGCACTGATGCCAATATACAATCTAGTGGTGCTCTTCATGGTGGTCACCGTGGTGGTCCCAAGGGTGGCGCCATCCCTGTGTGTGAGCTTTCCAGCGGTGTACATACTAGCAGAACCGGTCCGTCCTCCTTCATACGGTAAAAGATCCAGAACCACATCGTAGCACCCAGCAGTTTCGCGGTCCAGCGGTGGTGGAATGCAGGCTTGTGCGGGTGGAACCCAAACATGGGCTTGTACCAGCCTCCCGGAGCGCCGGCCATCTTGTCCTGGTAGCGAGGAGAGAACGGCGTCGGCCCGGAAACCACGTGGCTTTCGGCCgaaacgcgcgcgcgcctgtGGGCCGTTCGACGCGCGGATCCATCATCGCTGTCGAGGAGATGAGTCTCAACGTCAACGGACTCCCTGATAAAGGGCTCCTAAGCGATGCTGCCGTGTTTGCGCGGCTCGATCCGCTTGCTGCCCCGCTCGTGTCGCACCTGCAGAGCCGCTCGCTCACGGttccgacgcgctcggcgccgctcgatgGCCGCCAGCTCGCCCAGTTTGTCTACGATCTGGGCGTCTTTCAAGAAAAGGTGCTGGGtttcggcgctgcgcgccctGAGAACCCCAGTGCTGAAAATAAGAGTGCACAACACCCCCTGCGCATTCCTGCCTCGCTGCTGATGACCCATCCGTCGCTGACGGACTTTTCGGCACTGGACACGAAAGCGCCGCTGtacgccgtgctcgaggccgcaTTTACCTTCCTTGGCGAGAAGAACGAGAGCTCCTGGGACATGGAGGATGCACagaagcgcacgctctACGTGGAGATGATTGCGAGCGtccgccgcacgctgcgtgcgtcCAACGTCCTcccggcggtgcgcatcgccgtaACGAGCGACGtgaccgaggccgaggccacgCACTTGCGTGGAATTGCTGCGCGGATCGGATGTACGTTTATCTGCTGACCCAGGCGACTGGACCGACGACtcgacgcaggcgacgcaTGTGCTTAAAGTCTCGAACGAGCCCATGTCGGACGCCAGTTCGCACGAAAAGCCGCCCGAGTCGGAGTACTTCCGCACCGTGGCGCATCACGATAGCAAAGTGCTGATCCACGTGTGGTACCGGCCCGACTCGTACGATACGTGGCTCCCGGACAAGGACTTTTCCGAGCcggagcctgcgccggcgccgcgcacgtcggcgtgGGAGATTAGCGCACGCTGGCTGCGCGATGCTGACCTCTACAATGAGCTCATGAACGAGGAGGACTACGAGGCGGATGAGgaggcggacgacgcgcccgactcgaacgactcggcgcgctccaagAAACACAACCTCCCCGATTCGATCagcgacgatgcggcgaACAAGCGCATCAAGCTGCTGGTCGGCGCGAAGCCCGCGAATGCCACGCCGATTGACCTCTCTGGCGCACAGCCGATCCCGGGCAAAAAGTACGAGAGCGAGCCCGTGTCCGGCGGCACACTCGGCAACCTGCCGCAGGAGGCCgagcccgcggcgccggcgagcgccgagccgctcccggtgcgcgaggcggctACATCTGATGCACaggccggcgacgtgcccgCGCCTCCGACCGAGCACACGTCGCtggacgcggacgaggtCGCCCAGACTGCGCGCAAGTACCTCTCTGAGCAGACGCAGGAAGTGATCGTCCCGTCATACTCGACGTGGTTCGACATGGGCCATATCCACgcgatcgagcgccgctcgctccCCGAGTTCTTCAACAACAAGAACCGGAGCAAGACGCCGACGATCTACAAAGACTACCGCGACTTTATGATCAATACCTACCGCCTGAACCCCTCCGAGTACCTCACGTTCaccgcgtgccgccgcaACTTGGCGGGTGACGTATGTGCGATCATGCGCGTGCACGCCTTCCTCGAGCAGTGGGGCCTGATCAACTACCAGGTGGACCCCGAGACGCGGCCCGCATCGCTCGGCCCGCCGTTCACTGGCCACTTCCGCGTGCTGGTCGACACGCcccgcggcctcgcgccgttGCACcccggcacggcgcccgaggcgcctgcgccgcagcccgagAGCGTCAAGCCCGAGACGGACCACGGCGAGATtacgctcgagctgcgccgctccgtCTTCCAGTCGACGCTCAAAGGCTCGCGGCCAGTGGACTATGCAGAGGCGAGCTCGCTTGCGTCCGAGGCGCAAAAGGAGCTCGAGAATGACGACAAGAAGCCCGCGTACGCGTGCGATACCTGCGGCGTAAACTGCACGCAGTCGCGCTACCAAAGCACGCGCGCCAAAGACTTTGCGCTGTGCTCCAACTGCTACCTCGAAGGGCGCTTCCCCACGTCGATGTACTCGGGCGACTttgtgcgcctcgaggacgcggcCTTTAAGCACCCCGGCAGCGCGAATGGcgcgtcggacgacgactgga includes:
- the ssr2 gene encoding SWI/SNF and RSC complex subunit Ssr2 (COG:B; EggNog:ENOG503NUCF) — protein: MSLNVNGLPDKGLLSDAAVFARLDPLAAPLVSHLQSRSLTVPTRSAPLDGRQLAQFVYDLGVFQEKVLGFGAARPENPSAENKSAQHPLRIPASLLMTHPSLTDFSALDTKAPLYAVLEAAFTFLGEKNESSWDMEDAQKRTLYVEMIASVRRTLRASNVLPAVRIAVTSDVTEAEATHLRDWTDDSTQATHVLKVSNEPMSDASSHEKPPESEYFRTVAHHDSKVLIHVWYRPDSYDTWLPDKDFSEPEPAPAPRTSAWEISARWLRDADLYNELMNEEDYEADEEADDAPDSNDSARSKKHNLPDSISDDAANKRIKLLVGAKPANATPIDLSGAQPIPGKKYESEPVSGGTLGNLPQEAEPAAPASAEPLPVREAATSDAQAGDVPAPPTEHTSLDADEVAQTARKYLSEQTQEVIVPSYSTWFDMGHIHAIERRSLPEFFNNKNRSKTPTIYKDYRDFMINTYRLNPSEYLTFTACRRNLAGDVCAIMRVHAFLEQWGLINYQVDPETRPASLGPPFTGHFRVLVDTPRGLAPLHPGTAPEAPAPQPESVKPETDHGEITLELRRSVFQSTLKGSRPVDYAEASSLASEAQKELENDDKKPAYACDTCGVNCTQSRYQSTRAKDFALCSNCYLEGRFPTSMYSGDFVRLEDAAFKHPGSANGASDDDWSDEETLKLLEGLEMYEEDWGSIALHVGTRSREQCITKFIQLPIQDKYLDGAAQSDLGPLKYAPRDATGKHTPLVPFAQAENPVMSVVALLASAVSPAVASAAAQSALGELTDGIKKRIQEAGKEGATDAMAVDEAPETTETETETETETEPKNAEAEAPKPDAPAVPRSEVERAASIALGAAASKAYVLASYEERECQRLVQQVIEAQLKKMQLKMAQFEELETLLESERRSIEAGRKQLYADRLAVQRQLAAVNELLRKASTAPQDVRPDELANASSAAQGVPQQGPVVRQGPAVGAPQGGAMGRLE
- a CDS encoding uncharacterized protein (EggNog:ENOG503P714), whose amino-acid sequence is MAGAPGGWYKPMFGFHPHKPAFHHRWTAKLLGATMWFWIFYRMKEDGPVLLGWRHPWDHHGDHHEEHH